In Neospora caninum Liverpool complete genome, chromosome Ib, one DNA window encodes the following:
- a CDS encoding putative zinc finger (C2H2 type) protein: MAANKIKPEFLLSGVFPSRQAGEEVLRGGTGSVQTITHAGAGEAVQGSSKVATNSSPRALVLKTMESDWFSIGKVAGVHGLKGEVKVRATTYRIRERLCEPGVRVFYTPPGRGRLSSLEIERTRRTAESRVFLVKFKNVEDRNSAMSLNGGLLLVSAHQARQELPPGKFLLSDISGFFVTVHGDPQKNKIGRIVRVIPKETTARESVIPAADDSLEIMLYRDVAAKPLLHDFAPPPRPLPAEIFGEKYMKRSKLEDRMAESGLEVLFQCEFCGKKFRHYDRANAHELRCMYTSSNSTLVTDFQGRLLDRRREVVRDFLEHRQEQLWRQGQPSNSLAEEKPLLFLESGGDLSADLVASLGGTDAGSCEKSSLYRAQEELRKLEPSEGTGDDVWWEGEGEEGTDWIEEDDEKFEQVGGGADRGDILALQNLLTGNSHAGRLSAAETDLDAPAQKKTFLLPLTYNQTVWEIDFANQSVAISAPPSLLD, encoded by the exons ATGGCCGCAAACAAAATAAAGCCTGaatttcttctctcaggcgtctttccttctcggcagGCCGGTGAGGAGGTTCTCCGGGGCGGGACTGGAAGCGTTCAGACAATCACGCACGCaggagctggagaagcggTCCAGGGTTCTTCCAAAGTGGCGACGAACTCGTCCCCGCGCGCGCTCGTACTGAAGACCATGGAGAGCGACTGGTTCTCTATCGGAAAAGTCGCCGGTGTCCATGGCCTCAAAGGCGAGGTGAAAGTGAGGGCGACGACGTACCGCATTCGAGAACGATTGTGCGAACCTG gcgttcgcgtcttctACACCCCTCCAGGTCGGGGGCGACTCTCCTCGTTGGAAATTGAGCGTACTCGGCGCACGGCAGAGTCCAGGGTATTCTTGGTGAAATTCAAAAACGTCGAGGACAG GAATTCGGCTATGTCCTTGAATGGGGGACTCCTGCTCGTATCTGCGCACCAGGCGAGGCAAGAGCTGCCGCCTGGGAAATTTCTGCTTTCGGACATTTCCGGTTTCTTTGTCACCGTTCACGGGGATCCTCAGAAAAATAAG ATTGGACGCATCGTGCGAGTCATTCCGAAGGAAACAACAGCCAGAGAG TCCGTCATCCCTGCGGCTGACGATTCCTTGGAGATTATGCTCTACCGCGACGTCGCTGCGAAGCCGCTGTTGCACGActtcgcgccgccgcctcgccccttgCCCGCTGAGATCTTTGGTGAGAAGTACATGAAAAGGAGCAAGTTGGAAGACCGAATGGCGGAGTCGGGACTCGAGGTGTTGTTCCAGTGTGAGTTCTGTGGCAAAAAGTTCCGACACTACGACCGCGCCAACGCACACGAgctgaggtgtatgtacacctcgaGCAACTCAACTTTGGTGACGGACTTCCAGGGGCGGCTTCTCGATCGACGGCGCGAGGTCGTGAGGGATTTTTTGGAACACAGACAGGAGCAGTTGTGGCGACAGGGACAGCCGTCGAACAGCttggcggaagagaagccttTGCTGTTTTTGGAAAGCGGAGGCGATCTCTCGGCCGATTtggtcgcgtctctcggcggcACCGACGCGGGAAGCTGCGAAAAGTCTTCCTTGTATAGGGCGCAGGAAGAACTTCGAAAATTAGAGCCGTCAGAGGGGACGGGAGACGACGTGTGgtgggaaggcgaaggggaggaaggaaCCGACTGGAtcgaagaggacgacgagaagtTCGAGCAAgtcggcggcggcgcagatCGCGGCGACATTCTGGCGCTTCAGAACCTTCTCACGGGAAACTCGCATGCAGGAAGACTCTCAGCGGCCGAAACGGATCTCGACGCGcctgcacagaaaaagac gtttctgcttcctttaACGTATAACCAGACCGTCTGGGAGATCGACTTCGCAAACCAGTCTGTTGCGATCAGTGCGCCCCCGAGTCTCCTCGATTAA